The Vicia villosa cultivar HV-30 ecotype Madison, WI linkage group LG1, Vvil1.0, whole genome shotgun sequence genome includes a region encoding these proteins:
- the LOC131632601 gene encoding uncharacterized protein LOC131632601 encodes MQVLLHWRVGLLTIFVLFGLFIVWGFDGCTVKNVFQGLRYSHQHYVSHSSESNVSNHELFSVSLDQNISNETHVSVDVVLSEKPYKNLNNETHDSVDVALSEKLEENPKSFDFVKRYASWVSSELEVNLTSNLLARWLERGGEPCKDSKTVDISVPGLDGGGLIDLSAGDIHEFVFQALDDSGTARCLGGDYFETDLSGESWKSRPLVKDFSNGSYSISLQVHPDFVGVYNLTIFLLYRHFEGLKFTPWKFVFDRMVRSIGIRFFKSDVLIPELQTCKAADFGRDVWCGRWTRHGKNDECFVGDDGRYRCLASDFPCKAPWCDGSLGVLESNGWVYSAHCSFKMYSAQSAWDCLKNRWIFFWGDSNHVDTIRNMLNFILELPDVHSVPRRFDMNFSNPRDPSQTVRITSIFNGHWNETQNYLGVDSLKNEGFQNLLKKYFSEDTIPDTVIINSGLHDGVHFSNIRSFSVGAAYAATFWKGVLETVKQRGMALPRVFYRTTVATGGYARSLAFNPNKMDVFNAVFLDKLKQAGVVSGVIDNFDMTFPWHFDNRCNDGVHYGRAPAKLKWRDGQIGHQYFVDLMLAHVLLNALCAR; translated from the coding sequence ATGCAAGTGCTTCTTCATTGGCGAGTTGGGTTACTTACTATTTTTGTTCTATTTGGATTGTTCATAGTTTGGGGGTTTGATGGATGCACTGTTAAGAATGTTTTTCAAGGTTTAAGGTATAGTCATCAACATTATGTTTCTCATTCATCTGAATCAAATGTTTCTAATCATGAGTTGTTTTCTGTTAGTTTAGATCAGAACATATCCAATGAAACCCATGTTTCTGTTGATGTTGTTTTGTCTGAAAAACCTTATAAAAACCTAAACAATGAAACCCATGATTCTGTTGATGTTGCTTTGTCTGAAAAGCTTGAAGAAAACCcaaaaagttttgattttgtgaAAAGGTATGCGAGTTGGGTTTCGAGTGAATTAGAGGTTAATTTGACTTCAAATCTTTTAGCTAGATGGTTGGAAAGGGGTGGTGAGCCTTGTAAGGATTCTAAGACGGTTGATATTTCTGTTCCTGGGTTGGATGGTGGGGGTTTGATAGATTTATCAGCTGGTGATATACATGAGTTTGTTTTTCAAGCATTGGATGATTCCGGGACGGCTCGATGTTTAGGCGGTGATTATTTCGAGACTGATCTTTCGGGGGAGTCGTGGAAATCTAGGCCTTTGGTGAAGGATTTTAGTAATGGATCTTACTCGATTTCGTTGCAAGTTCATCCTGATTTTGTTGGGGTTTATAATCTTACTATTTTTTTGTTATATAGACAttttgaaggtttgaaattcACGCCGTGGAAATTTGTTTTCGATCGAATGGTTCGTAGTATTGGAATTAGGTTCTTTAAGAGTGATGTTTTGATACCTGAGCTGCAGACTTGTAAGGCTGCTGATTTTGGGAGAGATGTTTGGTGTGGAAGGTGGACGAGGCATGGGAAGAATGATGAATGCTTTGTTGGTGACGATGGTAGATACCGATGTCTAGCGTCTGATTTTCCTTGTAAAGCTCCTTGGTGTGACGGTTCGTTGGGAGTTTTGGAGAGTAATGGTTGGGTTTACTCGGCGCATTGCTCGTTTAAGATGTATTCAGCTCAGTCTGCTTGGGATTGTTTGAAGAATCGATGGATTTTCTTCTGGGGTGATTCGAATCATGTTGACACGATACGGAATATGCTCAACTTTATATTGGAATTGCCTGATGTACATTCTGTCCCGAGAAGATTCGACATGAACTTTTCAAACCCAAGAGACCCGTCTCAAACTGTTAGGATTACGAGTATCTTCAACGGGCATTGGAACGAAACACAAAACTATCTAGGGGTGGATTCTCTGAAAAACGAAGGGTTTCAAAATTTGTTGAAGAAATACTTCTCGGAAGACACAATCCCGGACACGGTGATCATAAACTCCGGCTTGCACGACGGTGTCCATTTCAGTAATATAAGATCATTCTCGGTGGGAGCAGCCTACGCGGCAACCTTTTGGAAAGGCGTTCTGGAGACAGTGAAGCAAAGAGGAATGGCATTGCCTAGAGTCTTTTACCGGACTACTGTCGCGACAGGCGGATATGCGAGATCACTAGCATTCAATCCTAACAAAATGGACGTTTTCAACGCTGTTTTCTTAGATAAACTGAAGCAAGCAGGCGTTGTATCGGGTGTGATTGACAACTTTGATATGACGTTTCCGTGGCATTTTGATAACCGATGTAATGACGGAGTTCATTACGGAAGGGCTCCAGCGAAATTGAAGTGGAGAGATGGACAAATTGGTCATCAGTATTTTGTGGACCTTATGTTAGCTCATGTTCTTCTGAATGCATTATGTGCAAGATAG